In Ignavibacteria bacterium, a single genomic region encodes these proteins:
- the pyk gene encoding pyruvate kinase yields MINKTKIICTIGPSSSSVKILTSLIKKGMDVARLNFSHGDRKTHLDYINNIRKASKLANAFVPVMQDLQGPKIRVGNIENKSIKLISGKKIIITDKNIIGNDKRISTTYKHFINDIKKGEYILLDDGLLKLRVLSKSDFEAECIILKGGILKEHKGINLPDTSLSLPSLTKKDIEDLTFGLKHNVDAVALSFVRKAEDIFKLRNLFSKHGKSVPIVAKIERPEAIEHIDEIIDAADVIMVARGDMGVEISPEDVPILQKMIIKKCNFKNKPVITATQMLESMTTSRIPTRAETTDVANSILDGTDCVMLSGETSVGVDPENVVQTMEKIICKIENYRKPFINIKQPSENELHSICKSAVTLANEIKAKAIITYSKTGNSPKYLSAFRVNTDIICITENNFINVLNHFRWGVFTLKINKSMSDRDVTKLLIETISKLRIIKSKDKVVILMSSGKSMYKSADTIRIFVR; encoded by the coding sequence ATGATTAATAAGACTAAAATAATTTGTACCATCGGTCCATCGTCTTCAAGCGTTAAAATTCTAACATCCTTGATTAAAAAAGGTATGGACGTGGCTAGACTTAATTTTTCGCACGGTGATAGAAAGACCCACCTTGATTATATTAACAATATTCGTAAAGCATCAAAACTGGCAAATGCATTCGTCCCCGTAATGCAGGATTTGCAGGGACCTAAAATCCGCGTCGGTAATATAGAAAATAAATCAATTAAACTCATATCTGGGAAAAAGATAATCATAACCGATAAGAATATTATTGGAAATGATAAGCGTATTTCAACCACATATAAACATTTTATAAATGATATCAAAAAGGGCGAATATATTCTATTGGACGATGGTCTCCTCAAGCTGCGTGTTTTATCTAAATCTGATTTTGAAGCCGAATGTATAATCTTAAAAGGCGGAATCCTGAAAGAGCATAAAGGAATTAATCTTCCCGATACCTCCCTATCCCTTCCTTCTTTAACAAAGAAAGATATTGAAGATTTAACGTTCGGACTGAAACATAATGTTGACGCTGTCGCCCTTAGCTTTGTCAGAAAAGCTGAAGATATTTTTAAATTACGAAATCTTTTTTCTAAACACGGTAAGTCTGTTCCTATAGTGGCAAAAATTGAAAGACCCGAAGCTATAGAACACATCGATGAAATCATCGATGCCGCTGACGTTATTATGGTAGCGCGCGGTGATATGGGCGTCGAAATATCTCCCGAAGACGTTCCGATTCTTCAAAAAATGATAATTAAAAAGTGTAATTTTAAAAATAAACCTGTAATTACTGCTACACAAATGCTCGAAAGCATGACTACCAGTAGAATTCCTACACGCGCAGAAACTACGGACGTCGCCAATTCTATTCTGGATGGTACGGATTGCGTTATGCTTTCAGGAGAAACATCTGTAGGTGTTGACCCAGAAAACGTAGTGCAGACTATGGAAAAGATTATTTGTAAAATTGAAAACTATAGAAAACCTTTTATAAATATTAAGCAGCCATCCGAAAATGAATTGCACTCAATTTGTAAAAGTGCTGTCACACTTGCAAATGAAATTAAAGCAAAAGCAATCATTACTTACTCAAAAACAGGAAATTCACCTAAATATCTTTCTGCATTTAGAGTTAATACAGATATTATTTGCATTACAGAAAACAATTTCATAAATGTTCTTAATCATTTCCGCTGGGGCGTTTTCACTTTAAAAATAAATAAATCAATGTCTGATAGGGATGTTACTAAGTTACTAATTGAAACAATCTCAAAATTAAGAATTATTAAATCTAAAGATAAAGTTGTTATTTTAATGTCCTCCGGGAAAAGTATGTATAAATCAGCTGATACAATTAGAATTTTTGTTCGTTAA